The Oceanococcus sp. HetDA_MAG_MS8 genome window below encodes:
- the rpsO gene encoding 30S ribosomal protein S15 — MALSATNKSDLIAKYSRSNGDTGSPEVQVALLSARINELTPHFANNKKDHHSRRGLLRMVNRRRKLLDYLKRKDLTRYQELIQSLGLRR, encoded by the coding sequence ATGGCATTGTCCGCCACCAATAAAAGCGACTTGATCGCAAAGTATTCGCGTAGCAACGGTGATACCGGCTCGCCCGAAGTTCAAGTTGCCCTGCTGTCTGCCCGCATTAACGAGCTGACCCCGCACTTCGCAAACAACAAGAAGGATCACCACAGTCGCCGCGGATTGCTGCGTATGGTGAATCGTCGGCGCAAGCTGTTGGATTACTTGAAGCGTAAAGACCTCACGCGCTACCAAGAGCTAATTCAAAGCTTAGGCCTGCGCCGCTAA
- the pnp gene encoding polyribonucleotide nucleotidyltransferase has product MQATIKEFPFGDHTVRLETGKIARQATGAVLVSMGETAVLVTAVGRKDVKPGQDFFPLTVNYQERFYAGGRIPGGFFKREGRPTEKETLTSRLIDRPLRPLFPKGFMNEVQVIATVMSLDPEIDPDIPAMIGASAALAISGLPFQGPIGGARVGFANGEYMLNPSRTQLAESELDLVVAGTKDAILMVESEAKVLSEEQMLGAVLFGHEAMQVVIDTINELVAEVGKPKWEFEPAAEDVDLKAKVEQALGDKLSQAYANRDKQERQAALSAVREGLVEALCSGDEPEYDAGAVLGTFAKLEKAFVRSQILEGQPRIDGRDTRTVRPINVEVGVLPRAHGSALFTRGETQAIVAVTLGTGRDAQLIDAVEGEYKDSFMLHYNFPPYCVGEAGFMGGPKRREIGHGRLARRGIAASLPALDSGEFPYTLRVVSEITESNGSSSMASVCGTSLALMDAGVPVKAPVAGVAMGLILEGNRFAVLTDILGDEDHLGDMDFKVAGTAEGVTALQMDIKVAGITRQIMEQALSQAREGRLHILNEMASAIDAPREAMSDYAPRITTIKIDPDRIRDVIGKGGATIRSITEETGTTIDIDDDGTIRVAAVDGRAADAAIKRIDELTKDIEVGAVYEGKVARIMDFGAFVTLMPGKDGLVHISQISNERVDNVSSVLSEGEVVRVKVLEIDKQGRVRLSMKALLEEQQD; this is encoded by the coding sequence GTGCAAGCCACCATTAAGGAATTCCCGTTCGGCGACCATACGGTTCGTTTGGAAACGGGCAAAATCGCCCGCCAGGCAACGGGCGCTGTACTCGTCAGCATGGGCGAGACCGCTGTTTTGGTCACCGCGGTTGGACGTAAGGACGTCAAGCCAGGTCAAGACTTTTTCCCGCTCACGGTGAACTACCAAGAGCGGTTTTATGCTGGCGGGCGGATCCCCGGTGGCTTTTTCAAACGTGAAGGTCGTCCAACCGAGAAGGAAACACTCACTTCTCGATTAATCGATCGTCCCCTGCGGCCTTTGTTCCCTAAGGGCTTCATGAACGAGGTTCAGGTCATCGCTACGGTGATGTCCTTAGATCCTGAAATCGATCCTGATATTCCCGCCATGATTGGCGCCTCAGCTGCCTTGGCTATTTCAGGCTTGCCCTTCCAAGGGCCTATCGGTGGTGCGCGGGTTGGGTTCGCCAATGGCGAGTACATGCTCAACCCCAGTCGCACGCAGCTTGCTGAGTCCGAGCTGGATTTGGTGGTTGCCGGAACCAAAGATGCCATCTTGATGGTGGAGTCCGAGGCCAAAGTTCTGAGCGAGGAGCAAATGCTCGGGGCAGTGCTATTCGGGCATGAAGCCATGCAGGTGGTGATCGACACCATCAATGAGCTAGTTGCCGAAGTCGGCAAGCCCAAGTGGGAGTTTGAACCCGCTGCTGAAGATGTAGACCTTAAAGCCAAGGTTGAACAAGCGCTGGGCGACAAGCTCTCGCAGGCCTATGCGAATCGCGATAAACAGGAACGCCAAGCGGCGTTGTCTGCTGTTCGCGAAGGTCTGGTTGAGGCTCTGTGCTCTGGTGATGAGCCTGAGTATGACGCCGGCGCAGTTCTAGGCACCTTTGCCAAGCTGGAAAAGGCCTTTGTGCGCAGCCAGATTCTTGAAGGCCAGCCGCGTATTGATGGCCGCGACACGCGTACCGTCCGGCCTATCAATGTAGAAGTGGGCGTTCTACCGCGTGCGCATGGGTCGGCCCTGTTTACTCGTGGTGAAACCCAGGCCATCGTCGCCGTTACATTGGGGACGGGCCGCGACGCTCAGCTCATCGATGCGGTGGAGGGTGAGTACAAAGACAGCTTCATGCTGCATTACAACTTCCCGCCTTACTGCGTTGGCGAAGCTGGCTTCATGGGTGGACCTAAGCGCCGTGAAATTGGTCATGGTCGTTTGGCTCGCCGCGGTATTGCGGCCTCTTTGCCAGCGCTGGATAGCGGTGAGTTCCCCTACACCCTGCGCGTGGTGAGTGAAATTACCGAGTCCAATGGCTCCAGCTCCATGGCCAGTGTCTGCGGTACTAGCTTGGCACTGATGGATGCCGGCGTGCCGGTCAAAGCACCGGTGGCTGGTGTCGCTATGGGCTTAATCCTGGAAGGCAATCGCTTCGCGGTCCTCACCGACATCCTGGGTGACGAAGATCACCTCGGCGATATGGACTTCAAAGTGGCGGGTACCGCAGAAGGTGTGACTGCTCTGCAGATGGACATCAAGGTCGCCGGTATTACCCGTCAGATCATGGAGCAGGCCTTGTCTCAGGCACGCGAAGGCCGCCTGCACATCCTCAATGAAATGGCCAGTGCTATTGATGCACCTCGCGAAGCCATGTCGGATTATGCGCCGCGGATTACCACGATCAAGATTGATCCAGATCGCATCCGCGACGTGATCGGCAAAGGTGGGGCGACCATTCGCTCTATCACCGAAGAAACCGGCACCACGATCGACATCGACGACGATGGCACGATCCGTGTTGCTGCGGTCGATGGTCGCGCAGCCGATGCAGCCATCAAGCGTATTGACGAGCTCACCAAAGATATCGAGGTGGGTGCAGTCTACGAGGGTAAAGTGGCCCGGATTATGGACTTCGGTGCTTTTGTGACGCTGATGCCTGGTAAAGATGGCTTAGTGCACATTTCACAGATTTCCAACGAGCGTGTGGATAACGTGTCCTCGGTGTTGTCCGAAGGTGAAGTTGTCCGAGTCAAGGTGCTAGAAATCGACAAACAAGGCCGAGTTCGGCTGTCGATGAAGGCGCTTCTGGAGGAGCAGCAGGACTAA
- a CDS encoding CoA-acylating methylmalonate-semialdehyde dehydrogenase, which produces MTTAAAVSSAVDAPRIPLLINGEFRQSQSQDWREVRNPATQEVLAMVPFATEAELDEAVRSAQKAFQTWRKTPIGTRARIFLKYQQLIREHMDELALILSKEQGKTLPDAQGDVFRGLEVVEHAANIGSLQMGERAHQVAGGVDTYTIMEPLGVCAGITPFNFPAMIPLWMYPMAIACGNTFVLKPSEQDPMVTMRLVELAIDAGIPAGVLNVVHGGETIVNGICDHPLIKAVSFVGSTPVGTHVYQRATLNGKRAQCMMGAKNHAIVLPDAHREQALNNLAGAAFGAAGQRCMAASVAVMVGSAKEWIAPLVAKARELKVNGGQEADTDLGPLISPQACGRVQSLIERGVEQGATLELDGRDLQLPPPYDQGNFIGPTIFSGVKPGMDIYDREIFGPVLVICEVESLDDAIALINANPNGNGVAIFTQSGAAARKFQDEIDVGQVGINVPIPVPVPLFSFTGSRGSKLGDLGPYGKQVILFYTQTKTVTERWFDDEASTGVNTTISLR; this is translated from the coding sequence ATGACAACGGCTGCAGCTGTATCGTCCGCGGTGGACGCCCCCCGCATCCCGCTGTTGATTAACGGAGAGTTCCGCCAATCGCAATCGCAAGATTGGCGTGAGGTCCGGAATCCCGCCACGCAAGAGGTGCTAGCGATGGTGCCTTTCGCCACCGAGGCTGAGCTGGATGAGGCGGTACGCAGTGCTCAGAAGGCCTTTCAGACCTGGCGCAAAACGCCCATCGGGACGCGTGCGCGAATTTTCTTGAAGTATCAGCAGCTGATTCGTGAGCATATGGATGAGCTGGCGCTCATTTTGAGCAAGGAGCAGGGTAAAACGCTACCAGACGCGCAAGGCGATGTTTTTCGGGGCCTAGAAGTCGTTGAGCATGCTGCCAATATAGGCAGCCTACAAATGGGCGAACGAGCGCACCAGGTCGCCGGCGGTGTCGATACCTACACCATCATGGAGCCGCTGGGCGTATGCGCCGGGATTACTCCCTTCAATTTTCCCGCGATGATTCCCTTGTGGATGTATCCCATGGCTATTGCCTGCGGCAACACCTTCGTTCTCAAGCCTTCAGAACAAGACCCCATGGTGACCATGCGCCTGGTCGAACTCGCCATCGACGCGGGCATTCCTGCTGGTGTGCTGAACGTGGTTCACGGCGGCGAGACCATCGTTAATGGAATCTGTGATCACCCATTGATTAAAGCCGTTTCCTTCGTTGGCTCAACGCCGGTTGGCACCCATGTGTACCAGCGGGCCACGCTCAACGGTAAGCGGGCACAGTGCATGATGGGGGCGAAGAATCACGCGATAGTTCTGCCCGACGCCCACAGGGAGCAGGCGCTAAATAACCTTGCTGGCGCCGCTTTCGGCGCCGCAGGCCAGCGCTGTATGGCGGCCTCTGTTGCGGTGATGGTGGGCTCCGCGAAGGAGTGGATCGCTCCCCTGGTTGCCAAGGCCAGGGAGCTTAAGGTGAATGGTGGGCAAGAGGCAGACACCGACCTAGGACCATTGATCTCGCCTCAAGCTTGCGGTCGCGTGCAGTCCTTGATTGAACGGGGTGTAGAGCAGGGCGCCACATTGGAGCTGGATGGGCGCGACCTGCAGTTGCCGCCACCCTATGACCAGGGCAACTTTATTGGTCCCACGATCTTCTCCGGGGTGAAGCCTGGAATGGATATATACGACCGAGAAATTTTTGGCCCGGTTTTGGTGATCTGCGAAGTGGAATCATTGGATGACGCTATTGCACTCATCAATGCCAACCCCAATGGCAACGGGGTTGCCATCTTTACCCAGTCTGGTGCGGCAGCGCGTAAGTTCCAAGACGAAATCGACGTCGGGCAGGTGGGCATCAATGTTCCCATTCCTGTGCCAGTTCCGCTGTTCTCCTTTACGGGGTCGCGGGGCTCGAAGTTGGGCGATCTGGGCCCTTATGGCAAGCAGGTGATCTTGTTTTACACCCAAACCAAAACCGTCACGGAGCGCTGGTTTGATGACGAAGCCAGCACGGGAGTAAACACCACCATTAGCCTGCGCTAA
- a CDS encoding acyl-CoA dehydrogenase family protein: MNFELSDDQRAFQDAARNFARKEFEPHAARWDEQSIFPREAIAQAGAMGFCGLYTSTSHGGMGLSRLDAHLIFEELARYDPSTTAFITIHNMATWMVSQWAQAEFAQELVPSLASGELLASYCLTEPNAGSDAASLRTRAEVDGDDYLITGNKVFISGAGATNWLVVMARTSDDGARGISAFAVDAQSAGIEYGKKEAKLGWNSQPTRAIAFNRVRVPARQRLGEEGDGFKIAMRGLDGGRINIATCSLGAAQGALQTALDYVRSRKQFGQELAQFQSVQYKLADMLTELVAARQMVRLAAAKLDASAAEARVYCAMAKRFATDVGFTVCNEALQLHGGYGYIKEYPLERLLRDVRVHQILEGTNEIMRLIVGRHALDQDNLDGFV, encoded by the coding sequence ATGAATTTCGAACTATCTGATGATCAGCGCGCGTTTCAGGATGCGGCGCGCAACTTTGCCCGCAAGGAGTTCGAGCCGCATGCCGCGCGTTGGGATGAGCAGTCCATCTTCCCGCGGGAGGCCATTGCGCAGGCCGGTGCCATGGGCTTTTGTGGGCTGTATACCAGCACCAGCCATGGTGGCATGGGATTGTCGCGCCTGGATGCCCATCTCATTTTTGAAGAGCTGGCACGCTACGACCCTTCCACCACAGCGTTTATCACCATCCACAATATGGCCACATGGATGGTGTCTCAGTGGGCCCAAGCAGAGTTCGCCCAGGAGTTGGTGCCGAGTCTGGCGAGTGGGGAATTACTCGCGTCTTATTGCCTTACCGAACCGAACGCCGGATCAGATGCCGCTTCGTTGAGGACGCGCGCTGAGGTTGATGGCGATGATTACCTCATTACCGGGAATAAGGTGTTCATTTCCGGTGCGGGGGCGACCAACTGGTTAGTGGTCATGGCCAGAACCAGCGATGATGGCGCTCGCGGTATCTCCGCATTTGCCGTGGATGCCCAAAGTGCGGGTATCGAATACGGCAAGAAGGAGGCCAAGCTGGGCTGGAATAGTCAGCCTACACGTGCCATCGCCTTCAATCGGGTGCGGGTACCAGCGCGTCAGCGTCTTGGTGAGGAAGGCGATGGCTTCAAGATCGCCATGAGAGGGCTGGATGGTGGCCGTATTAACATCGCCACATGCTCTTTAGGCGCTGCTCAAGGTGCACTGCAGACCGCCCTGGACTATGTCCGCAGCCGTAAACAATTCGGTCAAGAATTAGCCCAGTTTCAATCGGTGCAATATAAATTGGCCGATATGCTCACAGAGCTAGTGGCAGCGCGTCAGATGGTTCGCCTAGCGGCGGCTAAGTTGGATGCCTCCGCAGCGGAGGCCCGTGTGTATTGCGCCATGGCGAAACGCTTTGCAACCGATGTGGGTTTCACGGTGTGCAATGAGGCCTTGCAACTCCATGGCGGTTATGGATACATCAAAGAGTACCCCCTAGAACGCCTGCTGCGGGATGTGCGAGTGCACCAAATTTTGGAGGGTACCAATGAGATCATGCGTCTTATTGTTGGCCGCCATGCCCTGGATCAAGACAACCTGGATGGATTCGTATGA
- a CDS encoding enoyl-CoA hydratase produces the protein MSDQLPVRIDGSTAIVTITNPPANTWTLESLRALPGVLHKIAHNPQVRALIITGEGPKFFSAGADLKTFAEGGKLAGASMAQAFGAAFEALASCPLPTIAAINGYAMGGGLEAALACDMRIASDSAQMALPEASVGLLPCAGGTQWLAHLVGEGWAKRLILCGERIDAATAERIGLVEEVVDAESVLPAAQRLAAKVSKQSPDAVMASKRLIQAARAPAQAALPAEREAFLALFDRPNQAEGVTAFLEKRQPRWSKGA, from the coding sequence ATGAGTGATCAACTCCCTGTGCGCATCGACGGCAGCACAGCCATTGTGACCATCACCAACCCCCCGGCAAATACCTGGACTCTGGAGTCTTTGCGTGCCTTGCCGGGTGTGCTCCACAAGATCGCCCATAACCCTCAGGTGCGTGCACTCATCATCACCGGTGAGGGGCCAAAGTTCTTCTCCGCGGGCGCCGATCTCAAAACCTTTGCCGAAGGTGGAAAGCTCGCCGGAGCATCCATGGCGCAGGCTTTTGGTGCAGCCTTTGAGGCCTTGGCGAGCTGCCCTCTTCCAACGATTGCGGCGATCAATGGCTACGCGATGGGCGGTGGTCTTGAGGCCGCATTAGCGTGTGACATGCGGATCGCCTCGGACTCCGCCCAAATGGCCTTGCCCGAGGCGTCTGTTGGCTTATTGCCCTGTGCTGGCGGCACTCAGTGGTTGGCGCATCTGGTGGGTGAAGGTTGGGCAAAGCGGCTCATTCTCTGTGGCGAGCGCATTGACGCCGCCACGGCCGAGCGGATTGGCCTGGTGGAAGAGGTTGTTGACGCGGAGTCGGTGCTGCCGGCTGCGCAGCGTCTTGCCGCTAAGGTCAGCAAACAGTCTCCTGATGCGGTCATGGCGTCCAAACGTTTGATCCAGGCCGCGCGCGCGCCGGCGCAAGCGGCACTCCCGGCCGAACGGGAAGCCTTTCTTGCGCTCTTCGATCGGCCGAACCAAGCCGAGGGTGTTACGGCTTTCTTGGAGAAGCGCCAGCCGCGCTGGAGCAAAGGCGCATGA
- a CDS encoding enoyl-CoA hydratase/isomerase family protein, which produces MSILQVQHQDLGQGRQLAILSLNNPKTLNALSLDMVEELQQALDRSAADPAVVAVWLDATSDKAFCAGGDLQQLYASMQEYGEKPNPYAQQFFGQEYRLDYTVHTFPKPLVVWMHGIVMGGGIGLACGGANRIVTAESMLAMPEIGIGLFPDVGGSWFLGKMPGGIGRYLALTGARLNAGDAIFAGLADLHIPHEQKDTVMRGLAGVEWTADTQQDQILLRRYLHAQSALAPASSLAAHFPALANIASLPTPLEAKAALEDWADSEPWAAPHAKALSRGAPSSAALGWYLQQRTQRADLATVLRTEFAAALGCCALGDFAEGIRALIIDKDKNPRWQAAGWDQVGQELIERWLEPRWEGPHPLADLGRPH; this is translated from the coding sequence ATGAGTATCTTGCAGGTCCAACACCAGGATTTGGGCCAGGGGCGTCAGCTTGCCATCCTCAGTCTGAATAACCCCAAGACATTGAACGCTCTGTCTTTGGATATGGTGGAAGAACTGCAGCAGGCTTTGGATCGCAGCGCTGCAGACCCTGCGGTGGTGGCCGTATGGCTGGACGCCACCAGTGACAAAGCCTTTTGTGCGGGCGGGGATTTACAACAGCTTTATGCGTCCATGCAGGAGTATGGTGAAAAGCCTAACCCCTACGCACAACAGTTCTTCGGTCAGGAATACCGCCTGGATTACACCGTGCATACATTCCCAAAGCCCTTGGTGGTTTGGATGCATGGCATCGTCATGGGCGGAGGAATTGGCTTGGCCTGTGGCGGCGCAAACCGCATTGTTACCGCCGAATCTATGTTGGCCATGCCAGAGATTGGGATTGGCCTGTTCCCGGATGTTGGTGGGAGTTGGTTTCTCGGCAAAATGCCCGGTGGTATCGGTCGCTATTTAGCCTTGACTGGCGCACGCTTAAATGCCGGGGATGCCATCTTTGCCGGCTTGGCTGATCTGCATATTCCACACGAGCAAAAAGACACGGTTATGCGTGGATTGGCTGGCGTAGAGTGGACCGCAGATACCCAGCAGGACCAGATTTTGCTGCGTCGCTACCTGCACGCACAGTCTGCGCTCGCGCCTGCAAGCAGCCTCGCTGCGCATTTTCCAGCGTTGGCGAACATTGCCTCATTGCCCACCCCGCTGGAAGCCAAGGCAGCGCTTGAAGACTGGGCCGACAGCGAGCCTTGGGCGGCTCCGCATGCCAAAGCACTGTCGCGCGGTGCGCCGAGTTCGGCGGCTTTAGGTTGGTACTTGCAGCAGCGCACTCAGCGCGCCGACCTGGCCACAGTCCTGCGCACAGAGTTTGCAGCAGCTTTGGGTTGCTGCGCCTTGGGTGACTTTGCCGAAGGCATACGCGCCTTGATCATCGACAAAGACAAAAACCCACGCTGGCAAGCCGCAGGCTGGGATCAGGTAGGGCAAGAGCTCATCGAGCGTTGGCTAGAGCCGCGTTGGGAAGGGCCGCACCCTCTGGCAGATCTCGGGCGCCCGCACTAA
- the mmsB gene encoding 3-hydroxyisobutyrate dehydrogenase translates to MSHIAFIGLGNMGGPMAQNLVQAGYALQVFDLVPEACEQAKQVGAGVAASAQEAASGADIVISMLPASAHVQSLYLGPDGLLQTLAAGTLVVDCSTIAPQTSRDLAQAAAQQGLDCIDAPVSGGTAGAQAGTLSFMVGGPEAALIRAKPLLDVMGANVFHAGAHGAGQVAKIANNMLLAIHMAGTAEALSLGVANGLDPAVLSEIMQKSSGGNWSLEKYNPWPGVMDGVPASRGYSGGFGSALMLKDLGLAASAATATGAAIPLGELARNLYALHSQSSASLDFSSILKLYRED, encoded by the coding sequence ATGTCGCATATTGCCTTTATTGGTCTGGGGAATATGGGTGGGCCAATGGCCCAGAACTTGGTGCAGGCCGGGTATGCCCTGCAAGTTTTCGATCTGGTGCCCGAGGCCTGTGAGCAAGCTAAACAGGTCGGCGCGGGAGTGGCTGCCTCAGCCCAGGAAGCGGCCAGCGGGGCCGATATCGTCATCTCAATGCTGCCAGCGAGTGCGCATGTGCAAAGCCTTTATCTGGGGCCAGATGGCCTGTTGCAGACCTTAGCGGCGGGCACGCTTGTGGTGGACTGTTCCACGATTGCGCCCCAAACCTCGCGTGATCTGGCCCAGGCGGCTGCGCAGCAGGGCTTGGATTGCATTGATGCTCCCGTCTCTGGTGGAACCGCAGGAGCGCAAGCCGGAACGCTGAGCTTTATGGTCGGTGGTCCGGAGGCGGCTTTGATACGGGCAAAACCCTTGCTGGACGTTATGGGGGCCAATGTTTTTCATGCCGGGGCGCATGGCGCCGGTCAGGTTGCGAAGATTGCTAACAACATGCTGTTAGCGATTCATATGGCCGGTACTGCTGAGGCTCTATCACTGGGCGTAGCCAATGGCTTGGATCCGGCGGTGCTGTCGGAAATCATGCAGAAAAGTTCAGGTGGGAACTGGTCCTTGGAGAAATACAACCCTTGGCCCGGTGTGATGGACGGCGTTCCGGCTTCGCGCGGCTATAGCGGCGGTTTTGGCAGCGCCCTCATGCTCAAAGATTTGGGCCTGGCTGCTAGCGCGGCTACCGCAACGGGGGCGGCGATTCCTCTGGGCGAGTTGGCGCGGAACCTCTATGCCCTACACAGTCAGTCGTCGGCCAGCTTGGATTTTTCCAGCATTCTCAAACTCTACCGTGAAGACTGA
- a CDS encoding GntP family permease, translating to MIGIIGIVLSLGLLMYLAYRGVSVIILAPVLALMACVFNGGVPLLATYTQVFMSAMGGFAIKYFPIFLLGAIFGKLMEDTGCARAIAKLFIRRLGARNGIVAIVLACGLLEYGGVSAFVVAFSVYPLGAALFRELDIPKRLLGGTIALGAFTFAMTALPGTAQIHNLIPMPYFQTTAFAAPLLGLVGGACMLGGGVLWLNWQRHLAAQQGEGYGEGHTNEPTATSEQLPPVALAVLPIVLVIAVNFVLVEYVIPTWDTAYLAEATYGGTEIGKVRGLWAMILSLVVANLAVILIHLRSIDRLTDTLRIAANGSLLPTFNTASEVGYGATIAGLTAFALVKNAVINISPGNPLISEWVAINTLAGITGSASGGLSIALAALGETYSQLAQEAGIPLELMHRIASMASGGFDSLPHNGAVITLLTICGLSHREAYKDIAVVSVLIPVTTTGLCVLVLSAIY from the coding sequence ATGATCGGAATCATCGGCATTGTGTTGTCGCTAGGTTTGTTGATGTACCTCGCCTACCGCGGCGTGTCGGTGATCATTCTGGCCCCCGTGCTGGCCTTGATGGCCTGTGTCTTCAATGGCGGTGTGCCTCTGCTGGCGACCTACACGCAGGTGTTCATGTCCGCGATGGGCGGTTTCGCCATCAAGTATTTTCCCATCTTCCTGCTGGGTGCGATCTTCGGGAAGTTGATGGAAGACACCGGCTGCGCGCGTGCGATAGCCAAGCTGTTCATTCGCCGGCTCGGTGCGCGAAATGGGATTGTCGCCATTGTCCTGGCCTGCGGGCTGCTCGAGTACGGCGGCGTGTCGGCTTTTGTCGTCGCCTTTTCGGTGTACCCCTTGGGCGCCGCGCTTTTCCGCGAGCTGGATATTCCAAAGCGCCTGCTCGGCGGAACCATCGCGCTCGGGGCCTTCACCTTTGCGATGACGGCGTTACCGGGAACTGCGCAGATTCACAACCTCATCCCGATGCCGTATTTCCAGACCACCGCCTTTGCCGCGCCACTGCTGGGTTTGGTTGGTGGTGCCTGCATGCTGGGTGGGGGCGTGCTGTGGCTAAACTGGCAGCGGCATCTCGCCGCCCAGCAGGGCGAGGGCTATGGCGAGGGGCATACGAACGAACCCACTGCGACCAGTGAGCAGCTGCCGCCCGTTGCGCTGGCAGTCTTGCCCATCGTGCTGGTGATCGCCGTTAACTTTGTGCTGGTCGAGTACGTGATCCCAACCTGGGATACGGCCTATCTGGCTGAGGCAACCTACGGTGGAACGGAGATCGGCAAGGTGCGCGGTCTGTGGGCGATGATTCTGTCTCTCGTCGTCGCCAACCTGGCCGTGATTCTGATCCACCTGCGATCGATCGATAGACTCACGGACACCTTGCGTATCGCCGCCAATGGCTCACTGCTGCCCACATTCAACACGGCATCGGAAGTGGGGTACGGGGCGACAATCGCGGGGCTCACTGCGTTTGCCCTGGTTAAGAATGCGGTGATCAACATCTCGCCGGGCAATCCACTGATCTCGGAGTGGGTTGCGATCAACACGCTCGCCGGGATCACCGGTTCAGCCTCCGGCGGCTTGTCCATCGCCCTCGCTGCGCTGGGGGAGACTTACAGCCAGTTGGCGCAAGAGGCTGGCATACCGCTGGAATTGATGCACCGCATCGCATCGATGGCCAGTGGCGGGTTCGACAGCCTTCCGCACAATGGCGCCGTGATCACGCTCTTGACGATCTGTGGTCTCTCGCACCGAGAGGCCTACAAGGACATCGCTGTCGTGTCCGTGCTGATTCCGGTGACGACGACGGGCTTGTGCGTCCTGGTGCTAAGCGCGATTTACTGA
- a CDS encoding DNA-binding protein — MAQLIVRNLEDEVVRALKISAAEHGRSAEEEHRELLRSVLLRSHKDKNDFKSLLAGIPSGDDEIFERPRDTGRDVAL, encoded by the coding sequence ATGGCCCAACTTATTGTCAGAAACCTCGAAGACGAAGTCGTGAGAGCCCTCAAGATCAGCGCCGCCGAGCATGGGCGCTCCGCCGAGGAGGAGCATCGGGAGTTGCTTCGCTCGGTGCTTTTGCGAAGTCACAAGGATAAGAATGATTTCAAGTCCCTGTTGGCTGGTATCCCTAGTGGAGACGACGAAATCTTTGAGCGTCCACGAGATACAGGACGTGATGTTGCACTGTGA
- a CDS encoding type II toxin-antitoxin system VapC family toxin: MNYLIDTNILSELRKPPGRRNQGVEQWFGQADPDSLFLSVLVVGEIRKGIEARRVSDPVQGVALEAWLSRIIDGYFDRILPIDLNAAQLWGRAQCIRPFPVIDGLLAATAQARGMVLVTRNVKDLDGWPVPDLLMNPFIE; the protein is encoded by the coding sequence GTGAATTACCTGATCGACACCAACATTCTCAGTGAACTGCGCAAGCCACCAGGCCGTCGCAATCAAGGTGTTGAGCAATGGTTCGGGCAAGCCGACCCAGACTCGCTGTTCCTGAGCGTACTGGTGGTCGGCGAAATACGTAAAGGAATCGAAGCTAGAAGAGTGAGCGACCCGGTACAGGGTGTGGCCCTTGAAGCCTGGCTGAGTCGCATCATCGACGGATATTTCGATCGGATCCTTCCCATTGATTTGAATGCAGCACAACTATGGGGACGCGCTCAATGTATCCGTCCGTTCCCCGTTATCGACGGTCTCTTAGCAGCTACTGCGCAGGCACGCGGCATGGTGTTGGTAACACGAAACGTCAAAGATCTTGACGGCTGGCCGGTCCCGGATTTGCTGATGAACCCGTTTATCGAGTGA
- the phaR gene encoding polyhydroxyalkanoate synthesis repressor PhaR: protein MAKVLSRRGNSPSVRLINKYPNRRLYDTVISRYITLEEIRDLVINNVEFRVEDKRTKEDITRSILLQVIMEQEEKGTPILSKDVLLHIIRFYGDTMQNSVSHYLELSLELFSDQQAQFKDQVRKLVGSAGNPLQSLKELADDNLPLWRKVRQEFVSSISLKRDANTAGKDDHADADTTPASKKPRAG, encoded by the coding sequence ATGGCTAAGGTCCTGAGTCGCCGCGGGAATTCGCCCTCGGTCCGGCTGATCAACAAGTATCCCAACCGTCGTCTGTATGACACCGTCATCAGCCGGTACATCACCCTGGAAGAGATTCGTGACCTCGTCATCAACAATGTCGAGTTCCGGGTGGAGGATAAGCGGACCAAGGAAGACATCACCCGTAGCATTTTGCTGCAAGTGATTATGGAGCAGGAAGAAAAAGGCACGCCCATCCTCTCCAAAGACGTGCTGCTGCATATCATTCGGTTTTACGGCGACACCATGCAAAATAGCGTCAGCCATTATTTGGAGCTGTCGTTAGAGCTATTCTCCGACCAACAGGCGCAATTTAAAGACCAAGTTCGCAAGTTAGTCGGCAGTGCCGGCAACCCCTTGCAGTCGCTCAAGGAACTTGCAGACGACAACCTCCCGCTGTGGCGTAAAGTACGCCAGGAGTTTGTCTCCAGCATTAGCCTCAAACGCGACGCCAATACTGCGGGCAAGGACGACCACGCAGACGCGGACACAACGCCCGCCAGCAAGAAGCCACGCGCAGGCTAA